The Flavobacterium piscisymbiosum genome includes a region encoding these proteins:
- a CDS encoding carboxypeptidase-like regulatory domain-containing protein, giving the protein MIHKAICFLFVVIGQASWCQVEDRVVLNGRITSNSNYLEGVYVVNAQTEAMSTTDESGAFSIMAKAGDEIVFSSIQFKENKVILKPEDFSDINFSVKLSMVMHQLQEVVVRNYSGINAVALGIIPGNQKSYTEAERKLHTATALNATANAGTMAGGSVSADPLLNFLSGRTAMLKKEVIVEKKEFFLKLLERMFTLDHFIDRLKIPAQYVKGFEYYAVDNDKFTVILNSKNRTSTEFLLGELAVKYKEIIERENK; this is encoded by the coding sequence TTGATTCATAAGGCGATATGTTTTTTGTTTGTTGTTATAGGGCAGGCTTCCTGGTGTCAGGTAGAGGATAGGGTCGTTTTAAACGGTCGCATTACTTCAAACAGTAATTACCTTGAAGGTGTTTATGTGGTCAATGCACAAACAGAGGCGATGTCTACAACAGATGAGTCAGGCGCTTTTTCGATTATGGCCAAAGCAGGTGATGAGATTGTTTTTTCCTCTATACAATTCAAGGAAAATAAAGTAATTCTAAAGCCGGAAGATTTCTCAGATATTAATTTTTCGGTAAAATTAAGTATGGTAATGCATCAATTGCAGGAAGTTGTTGTGAGAAATTATAGTGGAATTAATGCAGTTGCTTTGGGAATTATTCCCGGAAACCAAAAATCTTATACAGAGGCAGAAAGAAAATTACATACTGCGACAGCATTAAACGCTACTGCAAATGCAGGAACTATGGCTGGCGGGTCGGTTTCTGCAGATCCTTTGCTGAATTTTTTATCAGGACGTACAGCAATGCTTAAAAAAGAAGTAATAGTGGAGAAAAAAGAATTTTTCCTGAAACTGTTAGAGCGTATGTTTACATTGGATCATTTTATTGATCGATTGAAAATTCCTGCACAATATGTAAAAGGTTTTGAATATTATGCAGTCGATAATGATAAATTCACTGTAATTTTGAACTCTAAAAATAGAACATCGACAGAGTTCTTGTTGGGAGAATTAGCTGTAAAATATAAAGAAATAATTGAGCGTGAGAATAAATAG
- a CDS encoding DUF6702 family protein has translation MKKRLTYSLLVILFLSLTAFSFHKFYMGVFQVNYAAEKKMIQITSRIFIDDLNNGMEKKYHQKTFVGTDKETQADIDLLKKYLSENFTIKINGQSKPITFLSKEVEANDVLVCYSRIKDINTFKTIEISNTILVDWNAEQQNITHISAFGTKKSVLFTESSRKELLKY, from the coding sequence ATGAAAAAAAGATTAACCTATTCTTTATTGGTAATACTGTTTTTATCGCTTACAGCGTTTTCATTCCATAAATTTTATATGGGAGTTTTTCAGGTCAATTATGCGGCCGAAAAGAAAATGATTCAAATTACTTCCCGAATTTTTATTGATGATCTGAATAATGGGATGGAAAAAAAATACCATCAAAAAACATTCGTTGGTACTGATAAGGAAACCCAGGCTGATATTGATTTATTAAAAAAATATCTTTCTGAAAATTTTACTATAAAAATAAACGGTCAGTCAAAACCCATTACTTTTTTGTCTAAAGAAGTAGAGGCAAACGATGTTTTGGTTTGTTATTCCAGAATAAAAGACATTAATACATTCAAAACAATCGAAATTTCGAACACTATTTTAGTCGATTGGAATGCCGAACAGCAGAACATTACACATATTTCAGCGTTTGGTACTAAAAAGAGTGTTCTTTTTACAGAATCGTCAAGGAAAGAATTGTTAAAGTACTAA
- a CDS encoding LemA family protein translates to MIILLVILSLVVILGGYLIILYNSFVSKRNMLQEALSGIDVILKKRFDLIPNLVETVKGYLTHEKETLANIVTLRNQALNAGSADEKLQFDKKLGNAVGTIFALAENYPDLKANTNFLSLQEELSEIETEVERSKRYYNATVRDYNIAVESFPGNIVANSFGFPKKNFLEIEDEKQRETPKVQF, encoded by the coding sequence ATGATTATTTTACTCGTAATACTTTCACTGGTTGTTATTTTAGGTGGTTACCTGATAATACTTTACAATAGTTTTGTGTCTAAGCGTAATATGCTTCAGGAAGCATTAAGCGGGATCGATGTTATTCTAAAAAAGCGATTTGATTTAATTCCAAATTTGGTTGAAACAGTTAAAGGATATTTAACCCACGAAAAAGAAACACTTGCCAATATTGTAACTCTGCGTAATCAAGCCTTAAATGCTGGCAGTGCAGATGAAAAATTGCAATTCGACAAGAAACTGGGCAATGCCGTGGGAACTATTTTTGCCCTCGCAGAAAATTATCCCGATTTAAAAGCCAATACCAACTTTTTGAGTTTACAGGAAGAATTGAGCGAAATCGAAACCGAAGTAGAACGATCAAAACGATATTATAATGCAACTGTTAGAGATTACAATATTGCTGTAGAATCTTTTCCGGGTAATATTGTGGCTAATTCTTTTGGTTTTCCAAAGAAAAACTTCCTTGAAATAGAAGACGAAAAACAAAGAGAAACACCTAAAGTTCAGTTTTAA
- the rlmN gene encoding 23S rRNA (adenine(2503)-C(2))-methyltransferase RlmN gives MQIEKKDIRALSKDQLRDFFVANNDKAFRGNQVYEWLWSKGAHSFEDMTNVAKTTRSMLEDNFVINHIKVDTMQRSSDGTVKNAVRLHDGLVVESVLIPTDTRTTACVSSQVGCSLDCNFCATARLKRMRNLEAGEIYDQVIAIDKESRLYHNHPLSNIVFMGMGEPLMNYNNVIKAIDMITSPEGLGMSPKRIMVSTSGIPKMIKKMADDDVKFKLAVSLHSAIDEIRARIMPFSKNFPLADLREALEYWYRKTKNKISYEYVVWKGINDDKASIDALVKFCKYVPCKVNLIEYNPIDDGEFQQASEESILAYIKALENIGVVVKVRRSRGKDIDAACGQLANKEAEM, from the coding sequence ATGCAAATTGAGAAAAAAGACATACGAGCCTTATCAAAAGATCAGTTACGCGATTTTTTTGTCGCTAATAATGACAAAGCTTTTCGCGGAAATCAGGTCTATGAATGGTTATGGAGCAAAGGAGCACATAGTTTTGAGGATATGACAAACGTTGCAAAAACAACGCGTTCTATGCTCGAAGATAATTTTGTTATTAATCATATTAAGGTTGATACCATGCAGCGCAGCAGCGACGGAACCGTAAAAAACGCAGTTCGTTTACATGACGGTCTTGTGGTTGAATCTGTTTTGATCCCGACTGATACAAGAACAACAGCTTGCGTTTCAAGTCAGGTAGGTTGTAGTTTAGATTGTAATTTTTGTGCTACTGCACGTTTAAAAAGAATGCGAAATCTGGAAGCCGGAGAAATCTACGATCAGGTGATTGCAATTGATAAAGAAAGCCGTTTGTATCACAATCATCCGCTTTCAAATATCGTTTTTATGGGAATGGGAGAACCTTTAATGAATTATAACAATGTCATTAAAGCGATCGATATGATTACCTCGCCGGAAGGTTTAGGAATGTCGCCAAAACGTATTATGGTTTCGACATCAGGAATTCCGAAAATGATCAAGAAAATGGCCGATGATGATGTAAAATTCAAATTGGCGGTTTCATTGCATTCTGCGATTGATGAAATTCGTGCGCGAATTATGCCTTTTAGTAAAAACTTCCCGCTGGCAGATTTAAGAGAAGCATTAGAATATTGGTACAGAAAAACCAAAAATAAGATTTCATACGAATATGTAGTCTGGAAAGGAATCAATGATGATAAAGCTTCAATTGATGCTTTGGTAAAGTTTTGTAAATACGTTCCCTGCAAAGTAAACCTAATTGAATACAATCCAATAGATGATGGAGAATTCCAACAAGCATCCGAAGAATCTATTTTGGCTTACATAAAAGCATTAGAAAATATTGGAGTTGTGGTAAAAGTACGTCGCAGCCGCGGAAAAGATATTGATGCTGCTTGCGGACAATTAGCCAATAAAGAAGCAGAAATGTAA
- a CDS encoding YceI family protein, with protein sequence MKTTRIKLLALVISFLGITTLATAQKSYTLDSKSTFSVAGTSTLHDWEMKSASGTGTANLTIANSKLTEIESLSITLAAESVKSEKKSMDKVAYETLKTDKNKNIKYVLKSAEKVNETTWELTGTYTIAGVSKLLKTTVKTTVTQNGLNMQGTNKITFSEFGMKSPTAMLGTIKTGQDLTLKFNLTFNL encoded by the coding sequence ATGAAAACAACAAGAATAAAATTATTAGCATTGGTGATTTCCTTTTTAGGAATAACCACACTTGCAACTGCTCAAAAAAGTTACACATTAGACAGTAAATCTACATTTTCAGTTGCCGGAACATCAACCTTACATGACTGGGAAATGAAATCAGCATCAGGAACAGGAACTGCGAATCTAACGATTGCAAATTCTAAGCTAACGGAGATAGAATCTTTATCGATAACTCTTGCAGCAGAAAGTGTAAAAAGTGAGAAAAAAAGTATGGACAAAGTAGCTTATGAAACTTTGAAAACGGATAAAAACAAAAACATTAAATATGTTTTGAAATCTGCAGAAAAAGTAAATGAAACTACTTGGGAACTAACAGGAACTTATACCATTGCAGGAGTTAGCAAATTGCTTAAAACAACGGTAAAAACAACTGTTACGCAAAACGGTCTAAATATGCAGGGAACAAACAAAATCACTTTTAGTGAGTTTGGAATGAAGTCTCCAACAGCAATGTTAGGTACTATTAAAACCGGACAGGATTTAACACTAAAATTTAATTTAACCTTTAATTTATAA
- a CDS encoding carboxypeptidase-like regulatory domain-containing protein: protein MTVQIGFGQNNTSKEITGQIFEQSSNVEGVNIINNTTQVTAVSNAAGIFSIVVKEGDVLVFSAVNLEPFKRRITVQDLNSDSIVIKMAAKEIELKEVIVNDNGGITAENLGVIPYGQKKYTPAERKVYTANSTPGDKLLNAISGRTAMLKKEVNVEKKEMLFRKIEYLFDENYYTERLKIPVADIKGFQLYCVDDPEFAVSLDTKNKTMSMFLITDLARKYLIILENEK from the coding sequence TTGACAGTTCAGATTGGTTTTGGTCAAAACAACACTTCAAAAGAAATTACCGGACAAATATTTGAGCAATCGTCGAATGTCGAAGGCGTAAATATTATTAATAATACAACGCAGGTTACGGCTGTTTCAAATGCAGCGGGTATATTTTCTATCGTAGTAAAAGAAGGAGATGTTCTGGTTTTTTCGGCGGTTAATTTAGAGCCTTTTAAACGAAGAATTACAGTTCAGGACCTAAATTCGGATTCGATTGTAATCAAAATGGCAGCTAAGGAAATAGAATTGAAAGAAGTAATTGTAAATGATAATGGAGGAATTACTGCAGAAAATTTAGGTGTGATTCCGTACGGACAAAAAAAATATACTCCTGCTGAAAGAAAAGTGTATACGGCAAATTCAACTCCTGGAGATAAGTTACTTAACGCAATTTCCGGTCGAACCGCAATGCTTAAAAAAGAGGTGAATGTTGAGAAAAAAGAGATGCTTTTCAGGAAAATTGAATACCTTTTTGATGAGAATTATTATACAGAAAGATTAAAAATTCCGGTGGCAGATATTAAAGGATTTCAATTATATTGTGTAGATGATCCTGAATTTGCCGTATCTTTGGATACTAAGAACAAAACGATGAGTATGTTTTTAATAACAGATTTAGCAAGAAAATATCTAATAATTCTCGAAAATGAAAAATAA
- a CDS encoding phytanoyl-CoA dioxygenase family protein gives MMKHIAEINSEGFAIINDIYSENEIEKLISLIEDVTENDSENATFRKSQDLFAIRQFHKEVPETLDFIFNENLKEIIESNFGSGYFITKSIYFDKPEKSNWFVAYHQDLTISVNKKIEAANFENWTVKQNQFAVQPPKEILEDNFTIRIHLDKTTKDNGALKVINNSHSKGILRIENMDFEKEKETMCEVEKGGIMIMKPLLFHASNKTTNNERRRVIHIELSKQQLPEGLEWSEKTILLN, from the coding sequence ATGATGAAACATATTGCCGAAATAAATTCCGAAGGTTTTGCAATTATTAATGATATTTATTCTGAGAACGAAATCGAAAAATTGATTTCATTAATTGAAGATGTAACCGAAAATGATTCTGAGAATGCTACTTTTAGAAAATCTCAGGATTTATTCGCTATCAGACAATTTCATAAAGAAGTTCCGGAAACTTTAGATTTTATTTTTAATGAAAATCTGAAAGAAATTATCGAATCTAATTTTGGAAGCGGCTATTTTATAACCAAATCAATTTATTTTGATAAGCCCGAAAAATCGAATTGGTTTGTGGCATATCATCAGGATTTAACCATTTCAGTCAATAAAAAAATTGAGGCTGCAAATTTTGAAAACTGGACCGTAAAACAAAACCAGTTTGCTGTTCAGCCTCCTAAAGAAATTTTAGAAGATAATTTTACAATAAGGATTCATCTTGATAAAACAACGAAAGATAATGGCGCACTAAAGGTGATCAATAACTCTCATTCTAAAGGAATTTTGAGAATTGAAAACATGGATTTCGAGAAAGAAAAAGAAACCATGTGTGAAGTAGAAAAAGGTGGCATTATGATTATGAAACCTTTATTATTTCACGCCTCAAACAAAACTACCAATAACGAAAGAAGAAGGGTTATTCATATTGAATTGAGCAAACAACAACTTCCTGAAGGTCTGGAATGGAGCGAAAAGACTATTCTTCTGAATTAA
- a CDS encoding M1 family metallopeptidase, whose translation MKKLSLLLIFPAILIAQEKTVTPKQQGKYDTNKFSQMYDLLATPNMFRTASGAPGPAYYQQQADYKIDIELDDKNSKINGSEVITYSNNSPDSLEYLWIQLDQNQAKAKSQTSLAESEKINQVFPLEGFSSKYLKKDLERGFNIESVKDSKGSPMSYTINETMMRINLVTPLKPGEKISMAIKWWYNVNNYRKEGGRSGYEFFEKDGNKLYVIAQFYPRMAVYNDVEGWQNMQFWGSGEFALPFGNFDVNITVPADHVIDATGELINRSEVFTPEQVKRYEQAQKSFDKPVVIVTQAEAEAAEKGFSEKKKTWKFSAKNVRDFGIASSRKFIYDAMAVKIGNKVVMAESLYPKEANPLWGETSTMVVAHTLKSYSSHTFDYPYPKAVSVSAEDQGMEYPMICWNFGRPDENGVTSKEVKNGMIGVVIHEVGHTFFPMIVNSDERQWSWMDEGLNSFLEYLAEQELDPNFPSRRGPAKNIVPYMSGDQKFLEPIMSNSETIHQFGNNAYGKPATGLNILREVVMGRELFDYAFKTYANRWKFKHPTPEDFFRTMEDASAVDLDWFFRGWFYSTDFVDIGIKDVKQYYVSETPTADLKDVKVRKGRFGFEKGPFVYLVAGDNAEVNNSSKKALKVEDVKSLADYVSQTFTAQEKAELKSPKYFYEVEFNKPGGMIMPILVEITYEDGTKDNYQYPAQIWRKSNDTAKKVYATSKAIKSIQIDPKLMTADIDVTNNSWPKVEVKSKFD comes from the coding sequence ATGAAAAAACTTTCATTATTATTGATTTTTCCTGCAATCTTAATCGCTCAGGAAAAAACAGTTACTCCCAAACAACAAGGAAAGTACGATACGAACAAATTCAGCCAGATGTATGATTTGTTGGCAACACCTAATATGTTTCGTACAGCGTCCGGAGCTCCGGGACCAGCTTATTATCAGCAACAGGCAGATTATAAAATTGATATTGAATTAGACGATAAAAATTCAAAAATAAACGGTTCTGAGGTTATTACGTATTCCAACAATTCACCGGATAGTTTAGAGTATTTATGGATTCAGTTAGATCAGAATCAGGCAAAAGCAAAAAGTCAGACCTCTTTGGCCGAAAGCGAAAAAATTAATCAGGTTTTTCCACTTGAAGGTTTTTCGAGCAAATATTTAAAGAAAGATCTTGAACGCGGTTTTAATATCGAATCTGTAAAAGATTCAAAAGGAAGCCCAATGTCATATACGATCAACGAAACAATGATGCGTATTAATCTTGTTACGCCTTTAAAGCCAGGGGAGAAAATTTCGATGGCTATAAAATGGTGGTACAATGTAAATAATTACAGAAAAGAAGGCGGACGTTCAGGTTATGAATTCTTCGAGAAAGACGGAAACAAATTATACGTAATTGCACAGTTTTATCCAAGAATGGCCGTTTACAATGATGTAGAAGGATGGCAGAATATGCAGTTCTGGGGAAGTGGAGAGTTTGCTTTGCCTTTTGGAAATTTTGATGTAAACATTACAGTTCCTGCAGATCACGTAATAGATGCTACAGGAGAATTAATCAACAGAAGCGAAGTTTTTACACCAGAACAGGTAAAACGTTACGAACAAGCACAAAAATCATTTGATAAACCTGTCGTAATTGTAACGCAGGCAGAAGCTGAAGCAGCAGAAAAAGGTTTCTCTGAAAAGAAAAAAACATGGAAATTTAGTGCAAAAAATGTACGTGATTTTGGTATTGCATCTTCAAGAAAATTTATTTACGATGCAATGGCGGTAAAGATTGGTAACAAAGTGGTTATGGCCGAATCTCTTTATCCAAAAGAAGCAAATCCGCTTTGGGGAGAAACTTCAACAATGGTTGTGGCACATACTTTAAAAAGCTATTCATCACACACATTCGATTATCCTTATCCAAAAGCAGTATCAGTTTCTGCAGAAGATCAAGGTATGGAATACCCAATGATTTGTTGGAATTTTGGTCGTCCTGACGAAAACGGAGTGACCAGTAAAGAAGTTAAAAACGGAATGATTGGTGTGGTAATTCATGAAGTAGGACATACTTTTTTCCCGATGATTGTAAACTCTGATGAGCGTCAATGGAGCTGGATGGATGAAGGTTTGAATTCATTTTTAGAATATTTGGCAGAGCAGGAATTAGATCCTAATTTCCCGTCAAGACGTGGTCCTGCAAAGAACATTGTGCCTTACATGAGTGGTGATCAAAAGTTTTTAGAACCTATTATGTCTAATTCTGAGACCATTCATCAATTTGGAAATAATGCTTACGGAAAACCGGCTACAGGTCTTAATATTTTAAGAGAAGTAGTTATGGGACGAGAACTGTTTGATTATGCTTTTAAAACATACGCAAACAGATGGAAGTTCAAACACCCAACCCCTGAAGATTTCTTCAGAACTATGGAAGATGCTTCTGCCGTAGATTTAGATTGGTTTTTTAGAGGATGGTTTTACTCCACAGATTTCGTAGATATCGGTATCAAAGATGTAAAACAATATTATGTTTCTGAAACTCCAACAGCCGATCTTAAAGATGTAAAAGTTAGAAAAGGACGCTTTGGTTTCGAAAAAGGGCCATTTGTTTACTTAGTAGCAGGAGATAATGCAGAGGTAAATAATTCAAGCAAAAAAGCCTTAAAAGTAGAAGATGTAAAATCCTTGGCTGATTACGTAAGTCAAACCTTTACAGCTCAGGAAAAAGCAGAACTTAAATCGCCTAAGTATTTCTATGAAGTAGAATTCAACAAACCAGGCGGAATGATTATGCCAATCCTGGTTGAGATTACTTACGAAGACGGAACAAAAGATAATTACCAGTATCCGGCTCAAATCTGGAGAAAAAGTAATGATACCGCAAAGAAAGTGTATGCAACTTCAAAAGCGATAAAAAGCATTCAGATAGATCCAAAATTAATGACAGCTGATATTGATGTGACCAATAATTCCTGGCCAAAAGTAGAAGTAAAGTCTAAATTTGATTAA
- a CDS encoding phosphatase PAP2 family protein encodes MLERIKELDINLLVYLNGLGSETFDKFWLIITNQLNWTPLFLLMFYFIYKKIGGKQTLYLLLFIAILITFTDQTTNLFKHTFQRLRPCNNPDINSIIRVVQVRKSYSFFSGHAANTMAVATFLFLVLKRHFKYLGFLFLWPLIFAYSRIYLGLHYPGDILTGYFFGALFGFLIYLVYRKLKPQYFPG; translated from the coding sequence ATGCTCGAAAGAATAAAAGAATTAGATATCAATTTGTTGGTATATCTTAACGGTTTAGGATCTGAAACATTCGATAAATTTTGGCTGATTATTACCAATCAGTTAAATTGGACACCGCTTTTTTTATTAATGTTTTATTTCATCTATAAAAAAATAGGGGGAAAACAAACCTTGTATTTGCTGCTTTTTATAGCAATTTTGATCACTTTTACAGATCAGACAACCAATTTGTTCAAACATACTTTCCAGCGTTTGCGTCCTTGTAATAACCCTGATATCAATTCGATTATACGCGTTGTTCAGGTGCGTAAATCCTATAGCTTTTTCTCAGGACATGCCGCCAATACAATGGCAGTAGCTACGTTTTTATTTTTGGTACTAAAACGTCATTTCAAATATTTAGGATTCTTGTTTTTATGGCCCTTAATTTTCGCTTATAGCCGCATTTATTTAGGATTGCACTATCCTGGAGATATCCTGACAGGTTATTTCTTCGGGGCACTTTTTGGGTTCTTGATTTATTTAGTATATCGAAAACTAAAACCACAATATTTTCCGGGATAA
- a CDS encoding YceI family protein, which translates to MKTTTSLKSILLTMLFITLSLHTNAQKNYTVNKSTFEVAGTSTVHDWVMKSTEGTGSANLTVKDSKLAGLNSLTITLLAESLKSSKTSMDKVAYEALNTETNQTIEYVLKSAEKINETTWNLTGIYTIAGVSKEYQTQVRVTADNGTFTLQGSNQITFGDFEMTPPKAALGVVKTGKDLTVIFNIILS; encoded by the coding sequence ATGAAAACAACTACATCCCTAAAATCAATTTTATTGACAATGTTATTTATCACATTGTCACTACACACAAATGCCCAAAAAAACTACACAGTAAATAAATCAACTTTTGAAGTTGCCGGAACTTCTACCGTACACGATTGGGTAATGAAATCTACAGAAGGAACCGGTTCTGCTAATCTAACAGTTAAGGATTCTAAACTCGCAGGCTTAAATAGCCTGACTATCACCTTACTGGCCGAAAGCCTAAAAAGCAGTAAAACAAGTATGGATAAGGTGGCCTACGAAGCCTTAAATACAGAGACAAATCAAACTATCGAATACGTCTTAAAATCTGCCGAGAAAATAAACGAAACAACCTGGAATCTAACCGGAATTTATACTATTGCCGGTGTGAGTAAAGAGTACCAAACTCAGGTTAGAGTGACTGCTGATAACGGCACTTTTACTTTACAGGGATCTAATCAAATTACTTTTGGCGATTTTGAAATGACACCTCCAAAGGCTGCTCTTGGGGTTGTTAAAACAGGAAAAGACTTAACGGTAATCTTCAATATCATTTTAAGCTAA
- a CDS encoding polyprenyl synthetase family protein, with product MNITSQIKQPIFNEMELFEKKFHESMTSKVALLNRITYYIVNRKGKQMRPMFVFLTAKMVSEGTVNERTYRGASVIELIHTATLVHDDVVDDSNRRRGFFSINALWKNKIAVLVGDYLLSKGLLLSIDNGDFDLLRIISVAVREMSEGELLQIEKARRLDITEDVYYEIIRKKTATLIAACCALGAKSVIEDDAKVENMRKFGELIGMAFQIKDDLFDYSEEAIGKPTGIDIKEQKMTLPLIHVLNTCTPQEKKWVINSIKNHNKDKKRVKEVIAFVKNNNGLAYAENKMVQFQQEALSLLENFPDSEFKDALTLMVNYVIERKK from the coding sequence ATGAATATTACTTCTCAAATAAAACAGCCCATCTTTAACGAGATGGAACTTTTTGAAAAAAAGTTCCATGAATCGATGACTTCAAAGGTGGCTTTACTGAACCGTATTACCTATTATATAGTAAACCGAAAAGGAAAACAAATGCGTCCGATGTTTGTTTTTTTGACCGCAAAAATGGTTTCAGAAGGTACCGTAAACGAAAGAACCTACCGTGGTGCTTCTGTAATCGAACTTATTCATACCGCAACTTTGGTACACGATGATGTGGTAGATGACAGTAATCGTCGTCGTGGATTTTTCTCGATCAACGCCCTTTGGAAAAATAAAATTGCCGTTTTGGTGGGAGATTATTTATTGTCTAAAGGATTATTGCTTTCTATAGATAATGGCGATTTTGATTTACTAAGAATTATTTCGGTTGCCGTTCGTGAAATGAGCGAAGGAGAGTTACTGCAAATCGAAAAAGCAAGAAGACTCGATATTACAGAAGATGTTTACTACGAAATCATCCGAAAAAAGACCGCAACACTTATTGCAGCTTGTTGTGCTCTTGGAGCAAAATCTGTAATTGAGGATGATGCAAAGGTTGAAAACATGAGAAAATTTGGAGAGCTTATCGGAATGGCTTTTCAAATCAAAGATGACTTGTTCGATTATAGTGAGGAAGCTATTGGTAAACCAACCGGAATAGATATTAAAGAGCAAAAAATGACTTTGCCTTTGATTCATGTTTTAAATACCTGTACTCCACAGGAAAAAAAATGGGTAATAAATTCTATCAAAAACCATAATAAAGACAAAAAGCGCGTAAAAGAAGTAATTGCTTTTGTAAAGAATAATAATGGTTTGGCTTACGCCGAAAATAAAATGGTGCAATTTCAACAGGAAGCACTTTCATTATTAGAAAATTTCCCTGATTCTGAGTTCAAAGATGCCCTTACTTTAATGGTAAACTACGTAATCGAGAGAAAAAAATAA
- a CDS encoding Sec-independent protein translocase subunit TatA/TatB, which translates to MFGIGGGELVFILFIVLMLFGSDKVPEIARTMGKAMAQLKNATNDIKSEIQKGAEANGLDQNALNSITGNINAQINDAKTNLLGDSTNLTSNMLGDTATEIDKVKEDIDSISGPVKRQL; encoded by the coding sequence ATGTTTGGTATAGGAGGAGGAGAACTAGTTTTTATACTGTTTATAGTACTAATGCTTTTTGGTTCAGACAAAGTGCCCGAAATTGCCCGTACAATGGGTAAAGCGATGGCGCAGCTAAAAAATGCAACCAATGATATTAAAAGTGAAATTCAAAAAGGAGCTGAGGCCAATGGTCTTGATCAGAACGCCTTAAATAGTATCACAGGCAATATCAATGCTCAGATTAACGATGCTAAAACAAATCTATTAGGAGACAGTACAAATTTAACTTCAAACATGTTAGGTGATACGGCCACAGAAATAGATAAAGTAAAAGAAGATATCGATTCTATCTCAGGACCTGTAAAACGCCAATTATAA
- a CDS encoding O-methyltransferase → MHFISQELEDYIEQHSENEPELLAKLNKETYQKILLPRMLSGHFQGRVLSMLSKLIRPVNILEIGTYTGYAALCLCEGMQENGQLHTIDIKEELVDFQRKYFDASPWGKQIFQHLGEAVDIIPDLDVKFDLVFIDADKENYLNYWEMIVPKMNKGGIILSDNVLWSGKILEPVHPNDVSTKVLLEYNLLLKNDPRVETVLLPIRDGLTVSRVL, encoded by the coding sequence ATGCATTTTATATCACAAGAACTAGAAGATTATATCGAACAACATTCTGAAAACGAACCAGAATTACTAGCAAAACTTAATAAAGAAACCTACCAGAAAATACTTTTACCAAGAATGTTAAGCGGACATTTTCAGGGTCGTGTATTAAGTATGTTATCTAAATTGATACGTCCGGTAAATATTCTTGAAATTGGTACTTATACCGGTTATGCTGCTTTGTGTTTGTGCGAAGGAATGCAGGAAAACGGACAATTACATACTATTGACATTAAAGAAGAACTGGTCGATTTTCAGCGCAAATATTTTGATGCATCGCCTTGGGGAAAACAAATTTTTCAGCATTTGGGAGAAGCGGTAGATATCATTCCGGATCTTGATGTAAAGTTTGATTTGGTTTTTATTGATGCCGATAAAGAAAATTACCTGAATTACTGGGAAATGATTGTTCCGAAAATGAATAAGGGCGGAATCATTTTATCTGATAATGTTTTATGGAGCGGGAAAATCCTGGAACCTGTTCACCCTAATGATGTTAGCACAAAAGTACTTTTAGAATATAACTTGCTTTTGAAAAACGATCCAAGAGTAGAGACCGTTTTATTGCCCATTCGTGATGGGTTGACGGTTAGTAGGGTGCTTTAG